GGCCAGCAGGTCGGCCGGCGGCGGTGCGATGTCGGTCAGCACCAGCCGCTCGATGCGCTGGCCGGCCAGCGTGCCGCGTGCGAGCAGCGCTCGCGCAAGTCGGGAGCCGACGAAGCCGCCGCCTCCGGTGATCAACAGTTTCATGGGGGTTGCCTCTTCGTTCTCTTGGTGGTGGCGGTTGTACGTTGGGCGGTGGTTGCCGGTGCGGGCTTGCGCAGCGCATGCGCCGCGGCGCGACGGCGCTGCCCGGTGATGACGCCGCCTTCGACGAGCCGCTGCTCGCCGCGGATCAGGTGCTGCGTGGCGTGATGGCGCGCGGCCACGGGGTCGCGCGCCGCGATGGCTTCGACGATGGCGCGGTGCTCGTTCTGCACCGCCTCCATGAAGTCGAGCCGGCGCGCCTCGTTGCCGCGCGTGATGCGCATGCCTTCGCGCAGGTACTGCTCGAGAAAGCCGAGCAGCAGGCGGAACTGCGGATTGCCGGTGGCCTCGCCGATCACGCGGTGGAAGGCGAGGTCTTCGGCCACGCCGTCCTGCCCTGCCGCGGCGGCCGTGTCGATGGCCTTGAGCGCGCGCCGCAGCGCCGCGATCTGGCTGCGCGTCGCGCGCTTGGCGGCGAGCGCGGCGATCTCGCCCTCGAGCACGCGGCGCACCTCGACCACATGCACGACCGCCTGTACCGACTCGAGCACGGCGGGGTCGAAGGCGAGCGGACGATTGAGCGGCGCCTGCGCCACGAAGCAGCCGAGGCCCTGCCGCGAAGTGACCAGCGCCTGCGACTTGAGTTGATGCACCGCCTCGCGCACCACGGTGCGCGAGACGCCGTGCGAGGCCGCGAGTTGCTGTTCGGTGGGAAGACGATCGCCGGGCCGCAGCGCGCCCGATTCGATCTGCGCAGCCAGCCGCGAAGCGAGCCGGTCAGACAGGCGGTCCGTGACCAGAGGAAAGGATTCTGAGAGGGCGGAGGCCTGCACGGCAGCGGAAAATTGGAGCACGGTTATCGGGTCATCATACAAGTCAACCGGGATTTTCTCGTACCGGTTTGCCCTGATACCGGTTTCAAAAACGAGTGCCGATACTGCCCGGGCTGCGATGCGGAGGTCTCCGTGTTGCTTGGCTTTCCTTCCCGCGATTTGTCAGGACTCCTTGCATGGCCAGTGTCACGATTCAGGCGGTCAAGAAGCGATTCGGCGAGGTCGCCATCCTTCACGGGGTGGACATCGACATTGCCGACGGTTCGTTCACGGTGCTGGTGGGCCCCTCGGGCTGCGGCAAGTCGACGTTGCTCCGCATGATCGCGGGGCTCGAAGAAATCCACGGCGGCGAGATCCGCATCGGCGAACGCCGCGTGAACGACCTGCCGCCCAAGGAGCGGGACATCGCGATGGTGTTCCAGAACTACGCGCTCTATCCGCACATGACGGTGCGCGACAACATGGCCTTCGCCCTCTCGCTCGCGAAGATGGACAAGGCCACCATCGACACCAAGGTGCAGCGCGCGGCCGAGATCCTCGCGCTCAAGCCGCTGCTCGAACGCTATCCGCGCCAGCTCTCCGGCGGCCAACGCCAGCGGGTGGCGATGGGGCGCGCGATCGTGCGCGATCCGCAGGTCTTCCTGTTCGACGAGCCGCTGTCCAACCTCGACGCCAAGCTGCGCGTGGCGATGCGCAGCGAGATCAAGGAGCTGCACCAGCGCCTGAAGACCACCTCCATCTACGTCACGCACGACCAGATCGAAGCCATGACCATGGGCGACAAGATCGTGGTGATGCGCGACGGCCGCATCGAGCAGACCGGCAGCCCGCTGGACCTGTACGACCACCCGGCCAACCAGTTCGTCGCGGGCTTCATCGGCTCCCCGGCCATGAACTTCCTGCCCGGCACGCTGCGGCGTGCGGGCGGCGCGGCGCATGTCGAACTGCCCGACGGCACGCGGCTCGATGCGCCCATTCATGCAGGCGGCACCGACGGCCAGCCCGTGGTGTACGGCACGCGCCCCGAGCACCTGACGCTGGGCGACAGCGGCGGCATTCCGTCGCGCGTGGTGGTGATGGAGCCGACCGGCATGGACACCTTCGTCGCCTGCCGCCACGAAGGTGCCGAGCTCTCGGCGGTGTTCCGCGAGCGCTACGACTTCGCGCCGGGCAGCACGATTCATCTCGTTCCCGATCTCGCGCGCGCCCACCTGTTCGATGCCGAAAGCGGCCTGCGCCTGGCCGCCTGATTTTTGGATTCCACACCGGTCCGTTTACAACGAAGGAGACAGCCATGAGTGATTTCAATCGCCGCAAGTTTCTCGAGAGTTCGGCCGGCGTTGCCGCCGCCGCGACTGTCGGCACGGGCAGCGCCCTGTTCGCACCATTCGCGCAGGCGCAGAACCTGACGTTCAAGCCGGAGAAGGGCGCCAAGCTGCGCGTGCTGCGATGGAGCCGCTTCGTGCAGGGCGACATCGACGCCTACATGGCCAACGTCAAGAAGTTCACCGAGGCCACGGGCGTGGAAGTGCGCGTGGACAACGAAGGCTGGGAAGACGTGCGCCCCAAGGCCGCGGTGGCCGCCAACACCGGCGCGGGCCCCGACATCATTTTGTCGACCAACGACGACGCCAACCTCTACCCCGACAAGCTGCTCGACGTGACGGATCTCGCCGAATACCTCGGCAAGAAATACGGCGGCTGGTACCCGGCCGGCGAAGCCTTCATGCGCCCCGACGGCAAGAAGTGGCTGGGCCTGCCGCTGGGCGCTTCGGGCTCGCTCATCGTGTACCGCGAGAGCATGGTCAAGGCCGCGGGCTTTGCGACCTTCCCCAAGACCACCGACGACTTCCTCAAGCTCTACAAGGCGCTGAAGGAAAAGGGCACGCCCGGCGGCATGGCACTGGGCAACGCGACCGGCGACAGCACCTGGTGCAACTGGCTCATCTGGTCGCACGGCGGCAAGCTGGTCGACAAGACCAACAAGGTGGTCATCGACAGCCCCGAGACGCTGAAGGCGCTGGAGTACGGCAAGGAGCTCTACGCCAACTTCATCCCGGGCACGCTCTCGTGGCTCGACCCGAACAACAACAAGGCCTTCCTGGACGGCCAGATCAGCGTCACCAACAACGGCATCTCGGTCTACTACGCGGCCAAGAATTCGGCCGACCCGAAGGTCAAGGAAATGGCCGCGGACATCAACCACGCGGTGTTCCCCATCGGCCCGGTCGGCGTGCCGACGGAGTCGCACCTGTTCTTCAACCAGATGGTCATGAAGTACACGAAATTCCCGCAGGCGGCCAAGGAGTTCCTGCGCTTCATGATGGAGAAGGAACAGTTCGACCCGTGGCTGCAAGGCGGCGGCGGCTACGTGGCGCAGCCCCTGCGTTTCTACGAGAACAGCGCAATCTGGACCTCGGACCCGAAGAACATGCCGTACCGCGATTCGGTGAAGAACCTGCGCCCGGGCGGCTACGACGGCAAGCTGGGCTACGCGTCGGCGGGCGCGGCGGCGGACTTCATCATTCCGAACATGGTGGCCGAGGCCGCGAGCGGATCGAAGACGCCGAAGGAAGCGGCCGAGCGCGCGCAGAAGCGTGCCGAGCGTTACTACAAGGTCTGATCCCTTCACTCCCAGAGCAGCTCGCCCCATGACACTTTTGGCCAGGTTCCAGAACAGCCGCAACGCGCTTGGCATCGCGTTCATGCTCCCGGCGGCGGTGCTGCTGTTGCTGTTCCTGACCTACCCGTTGGGGCTGGGCACCTACCTCGGCTTCACCGACGCCAAGGTGGGCCGCGCGGGCCAGTGGATCGGCCTGGAGAACTACGAGTACCTGTGGGGCGATGCCGTGACGCGGCTCGCCCTCTTCAACACGCTCTTCTATACAGCGGTGGCGAGCGTGTTCAAGTTCTTCCTGGGGCTGTGGCTCGCGATCCTCTTGAACCGGAACATCCGATTCAAGACTTTTTTCCGCGCGGTGATCCTGCTGCCGTACATCGTGCCTACCGCCCTCTCGGCGATCGCCTTCTGGTGGATCTACGACTCGCAGTTCTCCATCATCAGCTGGGCGCTGGTGAAGATGGGGCTCATCGACCAGTACATCGACTTCCTCGGCTCGGAGTGGAACGCGCGCTTCGCGGTGATCGTCGCCAACGTGTGGCGCGGCGTGCCCTTCGTGGCGATCACGCTGCTCGCGGGTCTGCAGACGATTTCGCCCTCTTACTACGAAGCCTCCGCCATCGACGGTGCGACGCCCTGGCAGCAGTTCCGCCACGTGACGATGCCGCTGCTCACGCCGATCATCGCGGTGGTCATGACCTTCTCGGTGCTGTTCACCTTCACCGACTTCCAGCTGATCTACGTCATCACCCGCGGCGGCCCGCTGAATGCCACGCACCTGATGGCCACGCTGTCGTTCCAGCGCGCCATTTCGGGTGGCGCACTCGGCGAAGGCGCGGCCATCGCGATCGCGATGGTGCCGTTCCTGCTGGCGTGCGTGATGTTCAGCTTCTTCGGCCTGCAGCGCCGCGCGTGGCAGCAAGGCGGTTCGGACAAATGAGGAACTTCCAATGAGCAATGCCGGCCAGGTCGACACCGTCGGCATGAGCTACCTCGACACGATCCCGCGTAAGGCGGTGACCGTGTACCTGCCGCTCGTGGTCTTCCTCATCGTGCTGCTGTTCCCGTTCTACTGGATGGCCATCACCTCGGTGAAGCCCGATGCCGAGCTGCTCTCGCGCGAAGGCAATCCGTTCTGGGTGATCAACCCGACGCTTTCGCATTTCCACAAGCTGCTGTTCGAGACCTCGTACCCGCAGTGGCTCTGGAACACGGTGCTGGTGTCGGTGGTGTCGACCTTCGTCTCGCTCGCGGCCTCGGTGTTCGCGGCGTATGCCATCGAGCGGCTGCGCTTCAAGGGATCGAAGCACGTCGGGCTCTCGATCTTTCTCGCGTACATGGT
This region of Variovorax sp. RKNM96 genomic DNA includes:
- a CDS encoding sugar ABC transporter permease: MTLLARFQNSRNALGIAFMLPAAVLLLLFLTYPLGLGTYLGFTDAKVGRAGQWIGLENYEYLWGDAVTRLALFNTLFYTAVASVFKFFLGLWLAILLNRNIRFKTFFRAVILLPYIVPTALSAIAFWWIYDSQFSIISWALVKMGLIDQYIDFLGSEWNARFAVIVANVWRGVPFVAITLLAGLQTISPSYYEASAIDGATPWQQFRHVTMPLLTPIIAVVMTFSVLFTFTDFQLIYVITRGGPLNATHLMATLSFQRAISGGALGEGAAIAIAMVPFLLACVMFSFFGLQRRAWQQGGSDK
- a CDS encoding extracellular solute-binding protein, which gives rise to MSDFNRRKFLESSAGVAAAATVGTGSALFAPFAQAQNLTFKPEKGAKLRVLRWSRFVQGDIDAYMANVKKFTEATGVEVRVDNEGWEDVRPKAAVAANTGAGPDIILSTNDDANLYPDKLLDVTDLAEYLGKKYGGWYPAGEAFMRPDGKKWLGLPLGASGSLIVYRESMVKAAGFATFPKTTDDFLKLYKALKEKGTPGGMALGNATGDSTWCNWLIWSHGGKLVDKTNKVVIDSPETLKALEYGKELYANFIPGTLSWLDPNNNKAFLDGQISVTNNGISVYYAAKNSADPKVKEMAADINHAVFPIGPVGVPTESHLFFNQMVMKYTKFPQAAKEFLRFMMEKEQFDPWLQGGGGYVAQPLRFYENSAIWTSDPKNMPYRDSVKNLRPGGYDGKLGYASAGAAADFIIPNMVAEAASGSKTPKEAAERAQKRAERYYKV
- a CDS encoding FadR/GntR family transcriptional regulator, whose translation is MLQFSAAVQASALSESFPLVTDRLSDRLASRLAAQIESGALRPGDRLPTEQQLAASHGVSRTVVREAVHQLKSQALVTSRQGLGCFVAQAPLNRPLAFDPAVLESVQAVVHVVEVRRVLEGEIAALAAKRATRSQIAALRRALKAIDTAAAAGQDGVAEDLAFHRVIGEATGNPQFRLLLGFLEQYLREGMRITRGNEARRLDFMEAVQNEHRAIVEAIAARDPVAARHHATQHLIRGEQRLVEGGVITGQRRRAAAHALRKPAPATTAQRTTATTKRTKRQPP
- the ugpC gene encoding sn-glycerol-3-phosphate ABC transporter ATP-binding protein UgpC, yielding MASVTIQAVKKRFGEVAILHGVDIDIADGSFTVLVGPSGCGKSTLLRMIAGLEEIHGGEIRIGERRVNDLPPKERDIAMVFQNYALYPHMTVRDNMAFALSLAKMDKATIDTKVQRAAEILALKPLLERYPRQLSGGQRQRVAMGRAIVRDPQVFLFDEPLSNLDAKLRVAMRSEIKELHQRLKTTSIYVTHDQIEAMTMGDKIVVMRDGRIEQTGSPLDLYDHPANQFVAGFIGSPAMNFLPGTLRRAGGAAHVELPDGTRLDAPIHAGGTDGQPVVYGTRPEHLTLGDSGGIPSRVVVMEPTGMDTFVACRHEGAELSAVFRERYDFAPGSTIHLVPDLARAHLFDAESGLRLAA